The following coding sequences are from one Actinomycetota bacterium window:
- a CDS encoding glycosyltransferase family 4 protein, with the protein MKGFADLRGWLMRILILSWEYPPRIVGGLGKHVHRLSLALAEAGHTVHVVTRDHPDAPPEEEIDGVHVVRVGEYPPMVPFDELIPWVMQFNVGVLERATKILLEEEVDLVHAHDWLVGYAAAGVKNLFDLPLVSTVHATEYGRHQGYLPGPMNKLIHQIEWWLTYESRRTITCSRYMHDQIQEIFQLPADKLDVISNGVDLDAVHKPDGIEEFRAERLADGEKMIFFAGRLEYEKGVQTVLDALPLVDQQVPVRFFVAGVGTHEQALREHVERDGLDGRVEFLGFVPDEELAMFYAAADLAVVPSLYEPFGMVALETMAAGTPCIAADTGGLRELVVHDATGLRFEPGDPASLAGAILRLLTDARLDRRLTLDARRMLNDQFSWTSIADRTVDVYERAIREERRLRRTHRREERAPLRVILGRSEILGLAGEPAG; encoded by the coding sequence GTGAAAGGATTCGCCGACCTCAGGGGCTGGCTCATGCGGATCCTCATCCTTTCGTGGGAGTACCCGCCGCGCATCGTCGGCGGCTTGGGGAAGCACGTCCACCGACTGTCGCTCGCCCTCGCCGAGGCCGGGCACACCGTCCACGTGGTCACCCGAGATCACCCGGACGCGCCGCCCGAGGAAGAGATCGACGGCGTCCACGTCGTTCGCGTCGGCGAATACCCGCCGATGGTTCCCTTCGACGAGCTGATCCCCTGGGTGATGCAGTTCAACGTGGGCGTCCTCGAGCGGGCGACCAAGATCCTGCTCGAGGAGGAGGTCGATCTCGTCCACGCGCACGACTGGCTCGTCGGATACGCGGCCGCGGGAGTGAAGAACCTCTTCGACCTTCCCCTCGTGTCGACCGTCCACGCGACCGAGTACGGCCGCCATCAGGGGTACCTCCCGGGCCCGATGAACAAGCTGATCCACCAGATCGAGTGGTGGCTCACCTACGAGTCACGCCGCACGATCACCTGCTCGCGCTACATGCACGACCAGATCCAGGAGATCTTCCAGCTCCCCGCGGACAAACTCGACGTGATCTCGAACGGCGTCGATCTGGACGCGGTGCACAAGCCCGATGGGATCGAGGAGTTCCGCGCCGAGCGCCTCGCCGACGGCGAGAAGATGATCTTCTTCGCCGGACGCCTCGAGTACGAGAAGGGCGTGCAGACGGTCCTCGACGCGCTGCCGCTCGTAGACCAGCAGGTTCCGGTCCGCTTCTTCGTGGCCGGCGTCGGCACGCACGAGCAGGCGTTGCGCGAGCACGTCGAGCGCGACGGCCTCGACGGGCGCGTCGAGTTCCTCGGCTTCGTTCCCGACGAGGAGCTGGCCATGTTCTATGCCGCGGCCGACCTCGCCGTGGTGCCGTCCTTGTACGAGCCGTTCGGCATGGTCGCGCTCGAGACTATGGCCGCCGGCACGCCGTGTATCGCCGCCGACACCGGCGGCCTGCGCGAGCTCGTCGTGCACGACGCGACGGGGTTGCGATTCGAGCCCGGCGACCCCGCCTCGCTCGCCGGCGCGATCCTGCGCTTGCTCACCGACGCGCGGCTCGACCGGCGCCTCACCTTGGACGCGCGGCGGATGCTCAACGACCAGTTCTCTTGGACGTCCATCGCCGATCGGACGGTGGACGTCTACGAGCGGGCGATCCGCGAAGAGCGCCGCCTCCGCCGGACCCACCGGCGCGAGGAGCGCGCTCCGCTCCGCGTCATCCTCGGCCGGTCCGAGATCCTCGGGCTGGCCGGCGAACCCGCAGGCTAG
- a CDS encoding class I SAM-dependent methyltransferase, with protein sequence MEEIARTPARLIITGERTLPGIPEENYWFQRHVVAYRFAAERVADMDVLDAGCGEGYGASILAGRASKVLGIDLESDVIDHASERYPNVRFEAGDLSTLAFPEGSFDAIVSFQVIEHLQSPRGFATECAHVLRPGGLLVLSTPNRLTFSPEGVRNPFHTVEFAPEELRGVLEESFDVQMLGGTFHKWRLSLVESGMRSSIPERLIAQPAPEWPAWLRRVVAAVKPRDFRISQKHVERSLDLVAVARRR encoded by the coding sequence GTGGAAGAGATCGCACGGACCCCGGCCAGGCTCATAATCACCGGTGAGCGGACGCTGCCCGGCATCCCCGAGGAGAATTACTGGTTCCAACGGCACGTCGTCGCGTACCGGTTCGCCGCCGAACGCGTCGCGGATATGGACGTCCTCGACGCCGGGTGCGGCGAAGGGTACGGCGCCTCGATCCTCGCCGGACGGGCCTCCAAAGTCCTCGGCATCGACCTCGAGAGCGATGTGATCGACCACGCGTCCGAGCGCTATCCGAACGTGCGCTTCGAGGCCGGCGACCTCTCGACGCTTGCGTTCCCGGAAGGATCGTTCGATGCGATCGTGTCGTTCCAGGTGATCGAGCACCTCCAGAGCCCGCGCGGGTTCGCGACCGAATGCGCGCACGTGCTTCGACCGGGTGGTCTCCTCGTGCTGTCCACACCGAACCGGCTCACGTTCTCCCCTGAAGGCGTCCGCAACCCATTCCACACCGTCGAGTTCGCTCCCGAGGAGCTTCGCGGCGTGCTCGAGGAGAGCTTCGACGTCCAGATGCTCGGCGGCACGTTCCACAAGTGGCGCCTGTCCCTGGTCGAAAGCGGCATGCGCAGCAGCATTCCCGAGCGGCTCATCGCCCAGCCGGCCCCGGAGTGGCCGGCCTGGCTCCGCCGGGTCGTTGCAGCGGTCAAACCACGTGACTTCCGGATCAGCCAGAAGCACGTGGAGCGCTCGCTGGACCTGGTCGCCGTCGCGCGCCGTCGGTAG
- a CDS encoding 1,4-alpha-glucan branching protein domain-containing protein, translating into MGVFSLVLHTHLPYVRRNGVWPSGEDFFHQAATESYLPMLSTLERIAERNDGDPALTVGITPLIAHQLQDPYMLRELALYLGRYELRAWWQVANYNDVYTEEFKDIAAFYARHARRQLARLESLPNGIAGAFGALERAGVIEIAGGPASHPVLPEIGEPSIMRAQVFHGVAELERHFGVRPRGMWLPECAYRPGLGIEELLEEAGVTHVVVDGPTMLRSDGPDATFRPRRIGASNVAAFARNLDVTYRVWSPTGGYPGNKWYREYFAYDMTAGFKNWRVTSVHTPIAGKKPYDPARGAERAAKDAEDFVALVDRSLTEHEERTGAEGIVVACYDTELFGHWWFEGPAFLEKVYALLEGHPRIRPMSLGRALEEVPPERSVELAEGSWGFRKDLRSWVAPETEDMWRVLAETESETVRLARKFAEPGPSQGRAMSQLARELFLLQSSDWPFMVLRGKNAGYARERFEGHRERWSRLADALLRRMPAAPLDRLTAELAEIDNAFPDLSYSAFSS; encoded by the coding sequence GTGGGCGTCTTCTCGCTCGTCCTTCACACGCATCTACCGTATGTGCGGCGCAACGGCGTCTGGCCGTCCGGTGAGGACTTCTTCCACCAAGCCGCGACCGAGAGCTACCTGCCGATGCTCTCCACGCTCGAGCGCATCGCCGAACGGAACGACGGCGATCCGGCGCTGACCGTCGGCATCACGCCGCTGATCGCGCACCAACTCCAAGACCCCTACATGCTCCGCGAACTTGCCCTGTACCTCGGCCGGTACGAGCTGCGCGCCTGGTGGCAGGTCGCCAACTACAACGACGTCTACACCGAGGAGTTCAAAGACATCGCCGCGTTCTACGCGCGCCACGCGCGCCGCCAGCTTGCCCGGCTGGAATCGCTCCCGAACGGCATCGCCGGCGCCTTCGGGGCGCTCGAGCGCGCCGGCGTCATCGAGATCGCCGGAGGACCCGCCTCGCACCCGGTCCTGCCCGAGATCGGCGAGCCGAGCATCATGCGCGCGCAGGTCTTCCACGGCGTGGCCGAGCTCGAGCGTCACTTCGGGGTGCGTCCCCGCGGGATGTGGCTCCCGGAGTGTGCTTACCGGCCGGGCCTCGGGATCGAGGAGCTCCTCGAGGAGGCGGGCGTCACGCACGTCGTCGTGGACGGTCCGACGATGCTGCGGAGCGACGGTCCTGACGCCACGTTCCGTCCGCGCCGGATCGGCGCGAGCAACGTCGCCGCGTTCGCGCGCAACCTCGACGTCACCTACCGCGTCTGGTCTCCGACGGGCGGCTACCCGGGCAACAAGTGGTACCGCGAATACTTCGCCTACGACATGACGGCCGGATTCAAGAACTGGCGCGTGACATCGGTCCACACGCCGATCGCAGGCAAGAAGCCGTACGACCCGGCCCGCGGAGCCGAAAGAGCCGCCAAGGACGCCGAGGATTTCGTCGCCCTCGTCGATCGGTCGTTGACCGAGCACGAGGAACGCACCGGCGCAGAGGGCATCGTGGTGGCGTGCTACGACACCGAGCTCTTCGGCCACTGGTGGTTCGAGGGCCCGGCGTTCCTCGAGAAGGTCTACGCCCTGCTCGAGGGCCACCCGCGCATCAGGCCGATGTCGCTCGGCCGTGCCCTCGAGGAAGTGCCGCCCGAGCGCTCCGTGGAACTGGCTGAGGGCTCGTGGGGTTTCCGCAAGGACCTCCGCTCGTGGGTCGCCCCGGAGACCGAGGACATGTGGCGGGTGCTCGCCGAGACCGAGTCGGAGACCGTGCGCCTCGCTCGCAAGTTCGCCGAGCCGGGCCCCTCTCAGGGACGCGCGATGTCACAGCTCGCCCGCGAGCTCTTCCTGCTCCAATCGAGCGACTGGCCGTTCATGGTGCTGCGCGGGAAGAACGCCGGCTACGCGCGCGAGCGCTTCGAGGGCCACCGGGAGCGCTGGTCGCGGCTCGCCGACGCGCTGCTCCGACGGATGCCGGCCGCGCCGCTCGATCGCCTCACCGCGGAGCTGGCCGAGATCGACAATGCGTTCCCGGACCTCAGCTACAGCGCGTTCAGCTCGTAA
- a CDS encoding cysteine desulfurase family protein produces the protein MNVRSTVYLDHAATTPLSDAARAAMLPYLEDRFGNASSAHAPGREARKGVDEAREKVAATVGARPDEVVFTSGGTEADNLAIKGAAWHGREQGRDGVVVTAIEHHAVLDPARWLARQGFRVREVPVDAHGVVRLDALEAAVDDRTAVVSVMWANNEVGTIQPVTECARIAREAGAVFHTDAVQAVPWLSVDASVADLLTISAHKHGGPKGVGALVVRRGVKVQPLMHGGGQEREIRSGTYNVAGIVGFGAAAEETAAHHERWSVVVGPLRNRLQEKLIASITRVHVNGHPAQRLPNNLHVCIEGIDGETLILLLDAEGVAASQGSACSSGAAEPSFVLAALGVPPELARGT, from the coding sequence ATGAACGTTCGATCGACCGTCTACCTCGATCACGCAGCCACGACTCCGCTTTCCGACGCGGCGCGTGCCGCGATGCTGCCCTACCTCGAGGACCGCTTCGGCAACGCCTCTTCGGCGCACGCGCCGGGCCGTGAAGCCCGCAAAGGCGTCGACGAAGCGCGCGAGAAGGTCGCTGCGACCGTCGGTGCCCGGCCGGACGAGGTTGTGTTCACTTCGGGCGGGACCGAGGCGGACAACCTGGCGATTAAGGGCGCCGCGTGGCACGGGCGCGAGCAGGGCCGCGATGGGGTCGTCGTCACCGCGATCGAGCATCACGCCGTGCTCGATCCGGCGCGCTGGCTCGCGCGCCAGGGGTTCCGCGTGCGCGAGGTCCCGGTCGATGCGCACGGCGTGGTGCGACTCGACGCGCTGGAGGCCGCCGTCGACGACAGGACCGCGGTCGTGAGCGTGATGTGGGCCAACAACGAGGTCGGAACGATCCAGCCGGTCACGGAGTGCGCCCGCATCGCGCGCGAGGCCGGCGCGGTCTTCCACACCGACGCCGTTCAGGCGGTGCCGTGGCTGAGCGTGGATGCGAGCGTCGCCGATCTGCTCACGATCTCCGCGCACAAGCACGGCGGTCCGAAGGGCGTCGGCGCACTCGTCGTTCGTCGCGGGGTCAAGGTGCAGCCGTTGATGCACGGCGGCGGCCAGGAGCGCGAGATCCGCTCGGGGACCTACAACGTCGCCGGCATCGTCGGGTTCGGCGCTGCGGCCGAGGAGACGGCCGCGCACCACGAGCGCTGGTCGGTCGTCGTGGGTCCGCTCCGCAACCGGCTCCAAGAAAAACTCATCGCTTCGATCACCCGGGTCCACGTCAACGGGCATCCGGCCCAGCGCCTCCCGAACAACCTCCACGTGTGTATCGAGGGGATCGACGGTGAGACGTTGATCCTGCTCCTCGACGCAGAAGGGGTCGCGGCATCGCAGGGGTCGGCGTGCTCCTCGGGTGCGGCCGAGCCGAGCTTCGTGCTCGCGGCGCTCGGCGTCCCGCCGGAGCTCGCGCGCGGAAC
- a CDS encoding DUF3152 domain-containing protein, whose translation MWFGALVGLLFGFGGGAGTAILAEAGRPQTRAVALLPPNVGAAPTTMPSAKTTAKPTPVPVKKSVVAPSFLASSGPAQPSKTCGTPGAKLVRFRVLVEDGLATTPSRFVEDLLSVLCDERSWIGSGKVRFRYDPNGSLLVGLRKPASAEKRCMQLIGLSVNYYYSCAGSKEVVLNSDRWFKGSDHWPGAVPVYRQMLVNHEIGHTLGQHHRGCSKDGAYAPVMMQQSKGMTTNGNTCKPNPWPRPYELNAL comes from the coding sequence GTGTGGTTCGGCGCACTCGTCGGCTTGCTTTTCGGCTTCGGAGGCGGCGCCGGTACCGCGATCCTCGCGGAGGCCGGGCGGCCGCAAACCCGAGCCGTAGCCCTTCTGCCGCCGAATGTCGGGGCCGCTCCCACGACGATGCCTTCCGCCAAGACCACCGCGAAGCCGACCCCGGTGCCGGTCAAGAAGTCGGTCGTCGCTCCGTCATTCCTCGCCAGCTCCGGGCCCGCGCAGCCGAGCAAGACCTGCGGGACGCCGGGTGCGAAGCTGGTTCGGTTCCGGGTTCTGGTCGAGGACGGGCTGGCTACCACGCCGTCGCGGTTCGTGGAGGACTTGCTGTCGGTGCTCTGCGACGAGCGCTCGTGGATCGGGAGCGGCAAGGTCCGGTTCCGATACGACCCGAACGGCTCGCTGCTGGTCGGTCTGCGCAAGCCGGCCTCGGCGGAGAAGCGCTGCATGCAGCTGATCGGGCTGAGCGTGAACTACTACTACTCGTGCGCCGGCTCCAAAGAGGTCGTGCTCAACTCCGACCGATGGTTCAAGGGGTCGGACCATTGGCCCGGAGCGGTGCCCGTCTACCGGCAGATGCTCGTCAACCACGAGATCGGCCACACGCTCGGCCAGCATCACCGCGGATGCTCGAAGGACGGGGCGTACGCGCCGGTGATGATGCAGCAGTCCAAGGGCATGACCACGAACGGCAATACGTGCAAGCCGAACCCCTGGCCGAGGCCTTACGAGCTGAACGCGCTGTAG
- a CDS encoding N-acetylmuramoyl-L-alanine amidase — MVRVRVVSLALLVALGVVGIPGPTSAAGRTPATVQRDVVVERGSFTPAANTGVWFQRSFPELPINANLIAFSFRSSDDHERLEELIVEARFRGADGWSGWEVLTIEPDEAPDRAEARFASERVFAGPIWVGTADALELRYASPAGGATVGNLRLHLINTLGNASNPNLFQKIVGSVSSFLRGSKAHAMMVQPAIITRAQWGANESIRECCPRYAPVVNMAFVHHTAGSNSYAKSESPAVVRSIYAYHVKNRGWSDIGYNFLVDKYGQVFEGRYGGMTLPVIGAHVKGFNTGSTGISLMGTFTSSSPTSSMVSALKNLLAWKLDVHHVPPTGTVVMTSGGSDLYPVGTKKTFNRISGHKDGQQTSCPGSKVYSLLPSIRTAVSGIGLPKLYLPATNTVTLTPDGDGVNDTVTLTGSFTTTVTWTAQYRTEAGTVLKSATGTGPSLSVPWNGRDGDGNIAPPGKIVWSISGANGAGAPVRPATGSFALVLPHRVAGDWDGDGVDTPGTVIGNKWSLHNDFDGTPDVVFSYGQPTDRPVAGDWNGDGKASPGIIRGNIWYLNNGTDPIHDISFAYGWPTDRSIVGDWDGDGDDTGGIIRGNVWYLNDNFDAWHDGAIFGYGAATDLALAGDWDGDGKDTAGVVRANVWYLNNDRDGDHDMPSFSLGIASDGLAVGDWTESGFDAPGIFHEPMWLLLDENAAVDPAIEFEDLG; from the coding sequence ATGGTTCGTGTGCGCGTTGTTTCCCTTGCTCTCCTTGTTGCGCTCGGCGTCGTCGGCATCCCTGGTCCGACGTCCGCCGCCGGGCGCACGCCGGCGACGGTTCAACGTGACGTCGTCGTCGAGCGCGGCTCGTTCACGCCGGCGGCGAACACCGGCGTGTGGTTCCAGCGGAGCTTCCCGGAGCTTCCGATCAACGCGAACCTCATCGCGTTCTCGTTCCGTTCTTCCGACGACCACGAGCGGCTCGAAGAGCTGATCGTCGAGGCGCGCTTCCGCGGCGCAGATGGCTGGTCGGGGTGGGAAGTCCTGACGATCGAACCCGACGAGGCGCCGGACCGGGCCGAAGCGCGGTTCGCGTCGGAGCGCGTGTTCGCAGGCCCGATCTGGGTTGGGACCGCCGACGCCCTGGAGCTGCGGTACGCGTCGCCCGCGGGAGGTGCGACCGTCGGGAACCTCCGTCTCCACCTGATCAACACGCTCGGAAACGCGAGTAACCCGAACCTCTTCCAGAAGATCGTGGGATCGGTCTCGAGCTTCCTCCGGGGCTCGAAAGCCCATGCGATGATGGTCCAGCCTGCGATCATCACCCGAGCTCAGTGGGGGGCCAACGAGAGCATCCGGGAGTGCTGCCCCCGGTACGCCCCGGTGGTCAATATGGCGTTCGTCCACCACACCGCCGGGTCAAACTCCTATGCCAAGTCCGAATCACCCGCGGTCGTGAGAAGCATCTACGCCTATCACGTGAAGAATCGAGGCTGGAGCGACATCGGGTACAACTTCCTCGTCGACAAGTACGGGCAGGTCTTCGAGGGACGCTACGGCGGCATGACCCTGCCGGTGATCGGCGCCCACGTGAAGGGCTTCAACACCGGCAGCACCGGGATCTCGCTCATGGGGACCTTCACGAGCAGCTCACCCACGTCGTCGATGGTCTCGGCGCTCAAGAACCTCCTCGCCTGGAAGCTCGACGTCCATCATGTGCCGCCGACCGGCACGGTCGTGATGACCTCGGGCGGAAGCGACCTGTATCCCGTCGGGACGAAGAAGACGTTCAACCGGATCTCCGGTCACAAGGACGGCCAGCAGACGTCCTGTCCCGGCTCCAAGGTCTACAGCCTTCTGCCGTCGATCCGAACCGCGGTCTCGGGGATCGGTCTCCCGAAGCTGTATCTGCCCGCGACGAACACGGTAACGCTGACTCCGGACGGTGACGGCGTGAACGATACGGTCACCCTGACGGGTTCCTTCACGACGACGGTAACGTGGACCGCGCAGTACCGAACCGAAGCTGGCACGGTCCTCAAGTCCGCAACCGGAACGGGCCCGTCGCTCTCGGTGCCGTGGAACGGCCGGGACGGGGACGGGAATATCGCACCGCCCGGAAAGATCGTTTGGTCGATCTCCGGGGCGAACGGTGCCGGCGCTCCGGTGCGGCCGGCGACCGGAAGCTTCGCGCTCGTGCTGCCGCATCGCGTCGCCGGCGACTGGGATGGCGACGGCGTCGACACGCCCGGCACGGTCATCGGCAACAAGTGGTCTCTCCACAACGACTTCGACGGGACGCCCGACGTGGTCTTCTCCTACGGGCAGCCGACCGATCGTCCGGTAGCCGGCGACTGGAACGGCGACGGCAAGGCCTCACCCGGGATCATCCGAGGGAACATCTGGTACCTGAACAACGGCACCGACCCGATCCACGACATCTCGTTCGCGTACGGCTGGCCGACCGATCGTTCGATCGTTGGCGACTGGGACGGGGACGGCGACGATACCGGCGGCATCATCCGCGGCAACGTCTGGTACCTGAACGACAACTTCGACGCGTGGCACGACGGCGCGATCTTCGGCTACGGGGCCGCCACCGATCTCGCGCTCGCCGGCGACTGGGACGGCGACGGCAAGGACACCGCCGGGGTGGTGCGGGCGAACGTCTGGTACCTGAACAACGATCGGGACGGCGACCACGACATGCCGTCGTTCTCGCTCGGGATCGCCTCGGACGGCCTCGCAGTCGGGGACTGGACCGAGAGCGGCTTCGACGCCCCGGGGATATTCCACGAACCGATGTGGCTCCTGCTCGACGAGAATGCGGCGGTCGATCCTGCGATCGAGTTCGAAGATCTCGGCTGA